One window from the genome of Hydra vulgaris chromosome 02, alternate assembly HydraT2T_AEP encodes:
- the LOC136076477 gene encoding uncharacterized protein LOC136076477 — MFKLNGSYSYIDPSFCISVSDFNTLRQSNPKSVIFTSLDSNSHHKSSDTESGSEDEMNCLPEPITSLFDPTCKDLSQFELLKHYKQLYEDFSQTYFEKQYDQLAKVTYQQNLSLAWQVHLAGRIIVSICFNVFHTNKFVLSESLIQEVMQYKKDFYSKFTQYGKKMENCAKNTFYEVQLKKHSNFSFINSGFYVMADTPFLGASPDGIFTCSCHGKGVLEIKCPYNYKNGFINWQSDEKFLLNSNGLKSNHPYFFQMQLQMFVCKVTFGEFFMWSPVEQNNYLQCTVQRDNDFLKVVVDVLAKYFFNVILPEIVSRKRDEDFQHRKQCCFCMKPEFGLMISCSNASCSKK, encoded by the coding sequence atgtttaaattaaatgggAGTTATTCATATATTGACCCATCATTTTGCATATCAGTCAGCGACTTTAACACCTTACGCCAATCCAATCCTAAATCTGTTATATTTACCAGCTTAGATAGTAATAGCCATCATAAATCAAGTGATACAGAGTCAGGTTCTGAAGATGAGATGAATTGTTTACCAGAACCTATAACTAGCTTGTTTGATCCTACTTGCAAAGATCTATCTCAGTTTGAGCTTTTAAAACACtataaacaactttatgaaGACTTTAGTcaaacttattttgaaaaacaatacgATCAACTTGCCAAAGTAACATATCAACAAAATCTATCATTAGCTTGGCAGGTTCATCTGGCAGGAAGAATTATagtttcaatatgttttaatgtatttcacacaaataaatttgttctcAGTGAATCTCTTATCCAAGAAGTCatgcaatataaaaaagatttttatagtaaatttacACAATACGGTAAGAAAATGGAAAATTGTgccaaaaatacattttatgagGTCCAGTTAAAGAAGCACAGCAATTTTTCGTTTATTAACTCTGGTTTTTATGTTATGGCTGATACGCCTTTTTTGGGAGCTTCTCCTGATGGAATATTTACCTGTTCTTGTCATGGAAAGGGTGTTTTAGAGATTAAATGCccatataattataaaaatggttttattaacTGGCAAAGTGATGAAAAGTTTCTCCTTAATAGTAATGGTCTAAAATCAAATCACCCTTACTTTTTCCAGATGCAATTACAAATGTTCGTTTGCAAAGTTACCTTCGGTGAGTTTTTTATGTGGTCCCCAGTTGagcaaaacaattatttacagTGTACTGTACAGCGTGataatgattttcttaaagTAGTTGTTGATGTTTTGGCTAAATATTTCTTCAATGTTATTTTACCAGAAATTGTCAGCAGAAAAAGAGACGAAGACTTTCAACATAGAAAACAGTGTTGTTTTTGCATGAAACCTGAATTTGGTCTCATGATTTCATGCAGTAATGCAAGTTGTTCCAAAAAATGA